ACAGTGCCTCGCTCTCATCTATCACTGCTCAGAAACTGGGTTCTCATTTTTCTTCCGTATTTGCTTTAACACAACAGGCCCCCAAGAGAAGACGTCACTTAGGAAAGGGGGCGGCTCTGCTGAGGATCCATCAGATGGGTGGGGAAGGGCCCAAAGAAAGTGGATCAAGGCTAAGAGGGAGATATGAGGCACACGGGTCACCCATGGGGCTGCCATCAAGGGCTGGGAGCCGGCAGTCAAAGAGCAAAGGCGGGCATGTCATCAACACCAGGTCATGCTCCCGGGCAAGTTCCAGCACTGAACACAGGAGAACTGAGGAACCCCCTAAACAGGTGATGGGAATGTTTCCTGCACTCGACTGTGCGTTCCACTGTATATAAATTATGCCACAAAAggaaagaactgcacaaaaagaagattcccttggaggaaggACATGAAGCTGTTATTATCCACGCTCTGGAGGAGCCCCAGGTCTGAGCACAACAGCCAGGAGACACCGGGATGTCTCACCGCGGGGTTCTACCTGGAGGCATCCTGGGACTTCTGCCCTCCTCCCTGCAGTCACCAAGAGGCAAGACGTTTTAAAACCAGAGGAAAGAAGTCCTTGTCCACGAGCccctattttctgtttgttttcttttttcaattctttttttaggttcttttttggggggaagccCCTATTTCCTTCCCTAGAGGGGGTGGCGGCCCCACCCCAGGGGGCCCGGCCAGCCATCACCCACCTCTCGTGCACAGCAGGGCCCCGGAGGCCATGGCCACCTGCAGAGCCTGTGCGAGCCGGTCCAGGGCGAGCTCGATCTCCTGGGAGGCGTTGAGGGGGTTCAGTTCGTCCGCCAGCCTGTTCACCTCCTCCACCAGCGGGACCATGTGGTCAAAGAGGACGAGCCCCAGGCGGCCGTACAGGTTCTTCTCGGTCAGGTGCGCCTGCAGCATCAGGAGCACCTGCAGCACGCTCAGGTGCAGCTTGGAGTACAGGAGGTGAGAGTCCCGCTCCGCCCCGCCCGAGTCCTTTGGGACTTTGGCGGCGACATGGCCATTGGCTAAGGGggtcttcttcttccttttgtgAGCCAGGGGGGCCTTCACGCACCAGCGGATCAATCCGGTGAGCGGCGTGAGCTCTAAAAATCCTATCGGGAGGTTGGCAGCAATTGGAGTATTCAGGAAGGTGATGAGGATCAACCTGGGGTCCTCCAAGATCCAGTTGACGATCATCTCAAGCAAGTCCAATGGGGGGATGAGATCGTCTGCAAACAAAGATGCATTCAGAAGGGTCCTCGGGGACAGGAGACGGGAAGATGGACCTCCCAGCTCACAGGACTCACCACCCGATTCCCTGTGCCTCTGTCCTCTCCCGAAGATGGTGTACCTCCGACTCCTCTCCTGGAACAACCCCTCCTGAGGGCTGGTTCTCACCTGACTCAGCGTCCCGGGACCCTCAGCCTGGCCACGGCAGGGCTCCAGAAACATGTTAAGTCGAAAATTCCCAAGAACTCCATTATGCCTTGAAGATTCCATGTGTCAATTTAAATGAATCCACTCTCTGTATCTAGGGGGGTTTTattccattggaaaagaccctgacgctgggaaagattgaaggcaggaggagatggggccaacagaggatgagatggttggatggcatcaccaacccaacggacatgagtttgagcagactctgggagatggtgatggacagggaagcctggtgtgctgcagtccatggggtcgcaaagagtcagacacgactgggcggctgaacaacagtaacaatctATATCTAAAACCGCTGCCacacttcctccctcccctgggAGTAGGTTTCGTCCGTGTTTGGTGACCCCTGTGGTCTATCATGTGCGGTTAGCCCGGGCCCTCGTGGACGACTCCTGCTGTCTGGCACCAGGATCCGTTCAGACGCTGAAGCAGACATTCAGCACCAGCCCTCGCTTCTGCCGCCAGTTCATCACCTCTGTCACCGAACCGGTTCAGTGACCGTTATGGTGGCCTTCGGGGAGCAGCTCAGAGTCCAGACAGTGATCTGTCCACTGCTAATGTCAGCTGCCAGCCCCTGTCTAAGCTAAGCCTGGCCTCCTGTGATCCCCAAGATCTGGGACATTCCACAGCAAAACAGAGAAATTATAATGACAAATGCTGACACTCATTCTGAGTTAACCACGTGCCAGGCACCAGTCTCCTTCACACGGATTAACTCAACCCTCAAACAACTCATCTATTATACAAAGGATAAGGAAGCTGAGACACCGAGATGCGAAGTCATTTCCTCCAGACTCACTAAAAGTACACGGTGGAGCGACTTCTCCGGcagtccagggattaagactcctccctcccagtgcagggggcccggattgaatccctggtcagggaagatcccacatgccgcatggcgtggcagaaaaaaaaaaaagtacatggtgGGCCCAGGCTTGACCCCAGGGGGCTTTTAACTGCGAGGCGACACCACCTATCCTGGGATGGCAGCACACTGCCCCTGGGCTATCTGTGCACACAGCAGCAGACCCCCGGCCTCTCGTCCCTGGGGCTGTGCAGCCTTCAGCTCATGACAAAGCTAAGGCTGACGGAGTCCCTGCCAGactgctgtggcccagggccACGTTTGAGAGCGGAGAGCTGGGGGGAGTGAGTCCCACATCGGTGTCAGCTCCCTAGATGCTCTTTCACAGGGGCCACTGGCCTCTGCCCTAAGATTATCTGCTGTTTTGTGAATGAGCCGCCCATTCCCTGCTGCTATGCAATGACGGTATCAGGAGGCAGCAGCTGTCTAGGAGTTGGACTTGGCAAGGTAAACACTGGTGACTGACTCTGTCCCCTTGACTTCCCAAGACGTGTCCGTCTGGGAAACGCCAAGTCCCAGGCCCACTTTTCCAGcaacccagcccctccccagccccgcaCACACCTCAGCTGAGGCATCTCCAGAGCCTGAAGgcagtgtgtgtacacatgttgTGTACACATGTGCTCTgtgtacacacgtgtgtgtacCTGAGGAGCCCATCTCCACAATCTTGCTTCGGGGAGACCCGAGTTCTCTGTACCCATCAGGCAAGAGGGTGTTCTCTTTGGTTAGGTGAGCTCCTTCCATTTTGGGGTTTTGGAGGTGGAAACACCCCAGGTAGGCCTTTCCGTTACCCGAGCGCTGGCCGCAGCAACTGCTATGCTGCTGGTGGACCCCATGCCCGCCCTCTGGGCCACCGCCCTGCAGCTTGTAATTTTCGTGGCTCCAAACTCATCGtgttacacacatacaaacacagagAGCTTCTTGTATGCCAATCACACCTTGGcagtggtttaaaaaagaaaacagacatcaCTGACATATCAGACTGGCAAGCTGACCTAAGAGAAAAATGCCCCGTCTCATGTCCGTTCGAGCACACGAGTGGTCTTCTGTGAacactctttccttctccacatgTTAATTAATCCATTTATTAATCCAATGTTAAAACCAATTTCTGTTCTTGTTGCGCTGGAGTAACTGATGAAAGGGCAACTgcgatgctgtgaaattgctttaATTAAATCTTTCCTATGAGAAGACAAAGGACCTGAACACTGTTGCCAGCTGTTAAGCACTCTTGGGACGCCTCTCTGGAGAGGGCCAGGAAAGGTGCCCTGCCATGGCGGGGTGCTCGCAAGTCCAGCCACCCATCCCAGACACCAGACCCTAGCTTGCTGGGCTCTCTGCCACTTGGACTGTTCAGAGTCAGCCAGATGGGATTCACTAAGGAGAATTCCCCATTAGGAAATCCCAGAGATCTAAGTAACCCATGCCTTTAGCTTTTAGcctgaaataaaatatacactgcagagggaaaaataaaaaaacaaagcatttgCTGGCTGGGTGGTCAGTGTACATACCACTGGCCATCAGCTGAAGCCGTTTTGAGTGCAACAACCTGTTTAAAGTTTACCTGACGACAAGTCGTACAGTGCGGTGACAGAGGTGATGAACTGGCAGCAGAAGCGAGGGCTGGCGCTGAATATCTGCTTCAGTGTCTGAACGGATCCTGGCACCAGACAGCAGTAGTCGTCCACGAGGGCCCGGGCTAACCGCACACAATAGACCACAGGCGTCCGCTGGAAAGAAGCCACAGTCCATGTAAGTAGAGGTGCGGAGCGCCAGCAGACGAGCAACCATAAACATACAGTGAAGGTCAGAACCGGCAGGACCCCTCCCAGGAAGGGAAGATGTGACCAGCTTACTCAGAAGCAGGGACTGGCAAGTGAAAGCCTGCAGACCAAATCCTTCCTGCCACCtccttttgttttattcaaaCACAGCCCTGCTCCTGCGCCACAAGGGCAGAGCTGAGTAGGGGTGACAGAGATCACAGGACCCGCAAAGCCTAGAAGGTTGACTGTCTTGCCCCTTTACCTGAAAGGCCTGCTGACCCCTGCTTTGAAGTCTACTTGGGAAAAATCATTCTTGACTTCAAGTGGGGAAATGACTGTTTTTGTAACCCTACAGGTAAGACTCTAAAGGTAAAAATTAACAGTTGGCATCACTTTGATGTGCTCTAGGAGAGTCTGTGAACTGCCATGTGACGTACAGCAGCACTCTATCAATTTCTCTTACAATCTTCTCCCAGTACAGATACATCACCACCCTCCGGTCCTTTTGCCCTCCTGGTCAGATGCCAACCTGTAGCCACATTCAGCAGTTGCTCAGGATGCCAGTTCCAGGGCTGAAACAGGGCCTGGGTGTCAGGGTGTTGGCAGGGTGTCAGGCCAGGCTGTTCATTCAGGCACTAAGCCAGCCATCTCTTACACCCTTCCTCGGAGGAAGCTGCAGCGCATGCCACTGGGTGTCAAACCCTGACCCACGCCACAAGACCCTTTCCCGTTGTTAACATCTGCTTTCACTTTGCTAGAATGCCAGCACAACAGCACCGCAAGAGATAAATGCAAAACCACAGGATCAATTTCAAGGCGCTAAACTTAAGCTAGGTTGCCAAGGGATAGAGGTTATCTCGAGGTTAAAGACAACACGAGAGATGAGT
This window of the Capricornis sumatraensis isolate serow.1 chromosome 3, serow.2, whole genome shotgun sequence genome carries:
- the INTS15 gene encoding integrator complex subunit 15 isoform X1, which encodes MSDIRHSLLRRDALSAAKEVLYHLDIYFSSQLQSAPLPIVDKGPVELLEEFVFQVPKERGAQPKRLNSLQELQLLEIMCNYFQEQTKDSVRQIIFSSLFSPQGNKADDSRMSLLGKLVSMAVAVCRIPVLECAASWLQRTPVVYCVRLARALVDDYCCLVPGSVQTLKQIFSASPRFCCQFITSVTALYDLSSDDLIPPLDLLEMIVNWILEDPRLILITFLNTPIAANLPIGFLELTPLTGLIRWCVKAPLAHKRKKKTPLANGHVAAKVPKDSGGAERDSHLLYSKLHLSVLQVLLMLQAHLTEKNLYGRLGLVLFDHMVPLVEEVNRLADELNPLNASQEIELALDRLAQALQVAMASGALLCTRDDLRTLCSRLPHNNLLQLVISGPVQQSPHTGLPPGFYPHIHTPPLGYGAVPAHPAAHPALPTHPGHTFISGMTFPFRPIH